One window from the genome of Microscilla marina ATCC 23134 encodes:
- a CDS encoding hydrogen peroxide-inducible genes activator: MVSLIQLEYIVAVDTYRHFATAAEKCFVTQPTLSMQIKKMEEDLGVVVFDRSKQPVVPTDVGKLIIEQARNTLRESSKIQDIVQQFQNNVTGELKVGIIPTLAPYLLPLFVGSFTREYPSIQLQVYELLTEEIIDHLQKDLLDVGLLVTPLREKGMVEKPIFYEEIMVYTSKDHPILTNQQLRPKDIASEELWMLNDGHCFYNQVANLCGYQEQAQKQQTFNYRSGSLETLKKMVEVEGGFTLLPELATLDLPSGKQAQIRRFEPEKPLREVSLVYVRNFAKIKLLDLLFEHIAQNIPQDMHNKDKGKVTEWR; the protein is encoded by the coding sequence ATGGTAAGCCTTATACAACTTGAATATATAGTAGCAGTAGACACTTACAGGCACTTTGCTACGGCAGCAGAGAAGTGTTTTGTTACACAGCCTACCCTCAGTATGCAAATCAAAAAGATGGAGGAAGATTTAGGAGTCGTTGTATTTGACCGCAGCAAACAACCAGTAGTGCCAACTGATGTAGGCAAACTAATTATTGAACAAGCCCGAAACACGCTTCGTGAATCAAGCAAAATTCAAGACATTGTACAACAGTTTCAGAACAATGTAACAGGAGAACTTAAGGTCGGTATTATTCCAACATTAGCACCTTATCTGCTGCCTTTATTTGTGGGTAGCTTTACCAGAGAATACCCCAGCATACAGCTCCAGGTGTATGAGCTACTTACCGAAGAAATCATAGACCATTTGCAAAAAGATTTGCTGGACGTAGGTTTGCTGGTCACCCCTTTGCGGGAAAAAGGAATGGTAGAAAAGCCTATTTTTTATGAAGAGATTATGGTGTATACGAGCAAAGACCACCCTATTTTAACCAACCAACAGTTACGTCCGAAAGACATTGCCAGCGAAGAGCTTTGGATGCTAAATGATGGGCATTGCTTTTATAATCAGGTGGCCAACTTGTGTGGGTATCAGGAACAAGCTCAAAAACAACAAACTTTTAACTACAGGAGTGGTTCGCTGGAAACTCTCAAAAAAATGGTAGAAGTAGAAGGTGGGTTTACCTTGTTGCCTGAACTTGCCACGCTGGATTTACCATCAGGCAAACAAGCTCAAATACGTCGTTTTGAACCAGAAAAACCCTTACGTGAGGTAAGCCTGGTGTATGTACGCAACTTTGCCAAAATCAAATTGTTAGATTTATTGTTTGAGCATATTGCCCAAAATATACCACAAGATATGCACAACAAAGATAAGGGCAAAGTAACTGAATGGAGGTAA
- a CDS encoding Dps family protein: MITAELNLIGLDKEQAGKLANDLNQLLANFQIHYQNLRGFHWNIKGKNFFELHAKFEELYTDAQEKIDQIAERILTLGFTPLHVFSDYLERAQIAEGKNVLEDQEAVNMLIQSMQTLITIERQALEYAADLHDEGTVAMLSDFIATQEKTVWMFSAWLNNS; encoded by the coding sequence ATGATAACAGCAGAACTAAATCTGATAGGCCTGGATAAAGAACAAGCCGGAAAATTGGCAAATGACCTGAATCAACTATTGGCAAATTTCCAGATTCATTACCAAAACCTGCGTGGTTTTCACTGGAATATCAAAGGAAAAAACTTTTTTGAGTTACATGCTAAGTTTGAAGAGTTGTATACCGATGCTCAGGAAAAAATAGATCAAATTGCTGAGCGTATACTTACTTTGGGTTTTACTCCTTTACACGTTTTTTCTGATTATTTGGAGCGCGCCCAAATTGCTGAAGGTAAAAATGTACTGGAAGACCAAGAAGCAGTAAATATGCTAATACAAAGTATGCAAACACTCATTACTATAGAGCGCCAAGCATTAGAGTACGCCGCCGATTTACACGATGAAGGAACTGTAGCAATGCTGAGCGACTTTATTGCTACTCAAGAAAAAACAGTTTGGATGTTTTCTGCCTGGTTAAATAATAGCTGA
- a CDS encoding VOC family protein, with the protein MNLNQITVSSTNIAKSVDFYTTLGLELIVDTPHYARFLVHHGQATFSVALRNEAIPQNGTKVYFECDNLDAKVAKLQTAGLEFTELPTDKRYLWREAHINDPDGNVVCLYYAGENRINPPWRVQKKKNDLTKNI; encoded by the coding sequence ATGAACCTCAATCAAATTACAGTATCGAGTACCAATATTGCAAAGTCAGTTGATTTTTATACTACATTAGGTCTTGAGCTTATAGTAGACACGCCCCACTATGCCCGCTTTTTGGTGCACCATGGGCAGGCTACCTTTTCGGTAGCCCTCCGCAATGAAGCGATCCCACAAAATGGTACGAAGGTATATTTTGAATGTGACAATTTAGATGCTAAGGTAGCCAAGTTACAAACTGCCGGGCTAGAGTTTACCGAGTTGCCCACCGACAAACGCTACCTTTGGCGCGAAGCTCATATCAACGACCCTGACGGTAATGTAGTATGTCTTTATTATGCAGGTGAAAACCGAATTAACCCACCTTGGCGGGTACAAAAGAAGAAGAATGACCTGACCAAAAATATATAA